From one Triticum aestivum cultivar Chinese Spring chromosome 4B, IWGSC CS RefSeq v2.1, whole genome shotgun sequence genomic stretch:
- the LOC123090091 gene encoding ATP synthase subunit a-like has protein sequence MQSCICRSLSFWSFFFFLLLQKKGGGKSVPNAWQSLVELIYDFVLNLVNKQIGGLSENVKQKFFPHISVTFTFSLFRNPQGMIPFSFTVTSHFLITLALSFSIFIGITIVGFRRHGLLFFSFLLPAGVPLPLAPFLVLLELISYCFRALSLGICLFANMMAGHSLVKILSGFAWTMLFLNNIFYFIGDLGPLFIVLALTGLELGVAISQAHVSTISICIYLNDATNLHQNESFHN, from the coding sequence ATGCAATCCTGTATATGCCGCTCACTGTCGTTTTggtcgtttttcttttttttgttgttaCAAAAAAAGGGAGGTGGAAAGTCAGTGCCAAATGCATGGCAATCCTTGGTCGAGCTTATTTATGATTTCGTGCTGAACCTGGTAAACAAACAAATAGGTGGTCTTTCCGAAAATGTGAAACAAAAGTTTTTCCCTCACATCTCGGTCACTTTTACTTTTTCGTTATTTCGTAATCCCCAGGGTATGATACCCTTTAGCTTCACAGTGACAAGTCATTTTCTCATTACTTTGGCtctttcattttctatttttatagGCATTACGATCGTTGGATTTCGAAGACATGGGCTTCTTTTTTTTAGCTTCTTATTACCTGCGGGAGTCCCACTGCCATTAGCACCTTTCTTAGTACTCCTTGAGCTAATCTCTTATTGTTTTCGTGCATTAAGCTTAGGAATATGTTTATTTGCTAATATGATGGCCGGTCATAGTTTAGTAAAGATTTTAAGTGGGTTTGCTTGGACTATGCTATTTCTGAATAATATTTTCTATTTCATAGGAGATCTTGGTCCCTTATTTATAGTTCTAGCATTAACCGGTCTGGAATTAGGTGTAGCTATATCACAAGCTCATGTTTCTACGATCTCAATTTGTATTTACTTGAATGATGCTACAAATCTCCATCAAAATGAGTCATTTCATAATTGA